Proteins found in one Streptomyces sp. NBC_00461 genomic segment:
- a CDS encoding sensor histidine kinase: MSGRRRPRTQKRRVGQPRTLRARLVVASVVLIATVCAVIGTVTTLALRSHLYGQLNEQLNQVSGRAAGFGGPLGGAPDSKSSALGSRYSAPDSRNSAGKDNGQTLNLTEFVTHGPQPERTVIAKVQKGRITDAKYGERSDESTDLSGMIPNSLGEAARTSLNTVPQDGRIHTVEISGLGKYIAKYVTSENGSYYVAVPTQVPDSTIDTLILVEVSVTAAGLGAAVIAGYVLVGVATRPLRRVAATATRVSELPLHTGEVNLSERVPESETDPHTEVGQVGAALNRMLDHVHAALHSRQQSETRVRQFVADASHELRTPLASIRGYAELTRRGREQVGPDTRHALGRIESEAGRMTLLVEDLLLLARLDAGRPLQFEQTDLIPLVVDTISDSRAAGMDHNWRLDLPDEPALVSADAARIQQVLVNLLGNARKHTAPGTTITARIQRRGPWMCVDVEDNGQGIPAELLPHVFERFARGDSSRSRASGSTGLGLAIVQAVATAHGGAVTVDSVPGRTVFTVHVPALAPALPRPAPETNWQSHSQADHSANTWVQQGT; this comes from the coding sequence ATGAGCGGACGGCGGCGCCCGCGTACGCAGAAGCGACGAGTAGGACAGCCGCGCACTCTGCGGGCGCGGCTCGTCGTCGCTTCCGTGGTGCTGATCGCCACCGTGTGTGCGGTGATCGGGACGGTGACGACGTTGGCGTTGCGGTCACATCTGTACGGCCAGCTGAACGAACAGCTGAATCAGGTCTCCGGGCGTGCGGCAGGTTTTGGCGGACCGCTCGGCGGCGCCCCCGACAGCAAGAGTTCGGCTCTCGGCAGCAGGTACTCGGCCCCTGACAGCAGGAACTCGGCCGGGAAGGACAACGGGCAGACCCTCAACCTGACGGAGTTCGTCACGCACGGCCCCCAGCCGGAGCGCACCGTCATAGCCAAGGTCCAGAAAGGCCGCATCACCGACGCCAAGTACGGCGAGAGGTCGGACGAGAGCACCGACCTCAGCGGGATGATCCCCAACTCCCTCGGCGAAGCGGCCCGCACCTCGCTCAACACCGTCCCCCAGGACGGCAGGATCCACACCGTGGAGATCAGCGGACTGGGCAAGTACATCGCCAAGTACGTCACCAGTGAGAACGGCAGCTACTACGTCGCCGTCCCCACCCAGGTCCCCGACAGCACCATCGACACCCTCATCCTCGTCGAGGTAAGCGTCACCGCCGCCGGCCTGGGCGCAGCCGTGATCGCCGGCTATGTCCTCGTAGGCGTAGCCACCCGCCCCCTCCGCCGTGTCGCCGCCACCGCGACCCGTGTCTCCGAACTCCCCCTCCACACCGGCGAGGTGAACCTCTCCGAACGTGTTCCCGAGTCCGAGACCGATCCGCACACCGAGGTCGGTCAGGTCGGCGCCGCGCTCAACCGGATGCTGGACCACGTCCACGCCGCGCTGCACTCACGTCAGCAGAGCGAGACGCGGGTACGGCAGTTCGTGGCCGACGCCAGTCATGAGCTGAGGACACCGCTGGCGTCCATCCGCGGGTACGCCGAGCTGACCAGACGCGGCAGAGAGCAGGTCGGCCCCGACACGCGGCACGCCCTCGGCCGTATCGAGTCCGAGGCGGGCCGGATGACGTTGCTTGTCGAAGACCTCCTCCTCCTGGCCCGGTTGGACGCCGGACGGCCGCTTCAGTTCGAGCAGACCGACCTCATCCCGCTGGTCGTCGACACGATCAGCGACTCCCGGGCGGCCGGCATGGACCACAACTGGCGGCTCGACCTGCCAGACGAACCGGCCCTCGTGTCCGCGGACGCGGCCCGGATCCAGCAGGTGCTGGTCAATCTGCTGGGCAACGCACGCAAGCACACCGCCCCCGGCACGACCATCACCGCACGCATCCAGCGGCGCGGCCCCTGGATGTGCGTGGACGTCGAGGACAACGGGCAGGGAATTCCAGCGGAGTTGCTCCCGCACGTCTTCGAGCGGTTCGCGCGCGGAGACTCCTCGCGTTCCCGTGCCTCCGGCTCGACGGGCCTCGGGCTTGCGATCGTGCAGGCCGTCGCGACGGCGCACGGCGGTGCCGTGACCGTGGACAGCGTCCCGGGGCGCACGGTGTTCACCGTGCATGTGCCGGCGCTTGCCCCGGCCCTGCCCCGCCCGGCGCCCGAAACGAACTGGCAGTCGCACTCACAGGCAGACCACAGTGCCAACACATGGGTGCAACAGGGCACTTGA
- a CDS encoding response regulator transcription factor, which produces MTTTSPQGRTELLRPDGSPVRVLVVDDEMSITELLSMALRYEGWQIRSAGDGTGALQTAREFRPDAVVLDMMLPDMDGLTVLGRMRRELPDVPVLFLTAKDAVEDRIAGLTAGGDDYVTKPFSLEEVVARLRGLIRRSGAADRRSDSVLVVGDLTLDEDSHEVSRAGEGIHLTATEFELLRFLMRNPRRVLSKAQILDRVWSYDFGGQANVVELYISYLRRKIDAGREPMIHTRRGAGYLIKPAAS; this is translated from the coding sequence ATGACCACGACCTCGCCCCAGGGGCGCACCGAACTGCTGAGGCCGGACGGGAGCCCCGTCCGAGTGCTTGTGGTGGACGACGAGATGTCGATCACCGAGCTGCTGTCCATGGCCCTTCGCTACGAGGGCTGGCAGATCCGCAGCGCGGGGGATGGCACGGGTGCACTCCAGACCGCACGCGAGTTCCGGCCCGATGCCGTCGTCCTGGACATGATGCTGCCCGACATGGACGGCCTCACGGTCCTGGGGCGGATGCGCCGCGAGCTTCCGGACGTCCCCGTCCTCTTCCTCACCGCCAAGGACGCGGTCGAGGACCGGATCGCGGGCCTGACCGCCGGTGGCGACGACTACGTCACCAAGCCGTTCAGCCTCGAAGAGGTCGTCGCCCGGCTGCGCGGGCTGATCCGCCGGTCCGGTGCCGCCGACCGGCGCTCCGACTCCGTGCTCGTCGTCGGTGACCTGACGCTGGACGAGGACAGCCACGAGGTGTCGCGGGCCGGCGAGGGCATCCACCTCACCGCCACCGAGTTCGAGCTGCTGCGCTTCCTGATGCGCAACCCGCGGCGCGTTCTCAGCAAGGCGCAGATCCTCGACCGTGTGTGGTCGTACGACTTCGGTGGGCAGGCCAATGTGGTCGAGCTCTACATCTCCTATCTGCGCCGGAAGATCGACGCCGGCCGTGAGCCGATGATCCACACCCGGCGCGGCGCCGGTTACCTGATCAAGCCTGCCGCGTCATGA
- a CDS encoding glycosyltransferase family 39 protein produces MTTHYDQSTHQEGDQGPSSWGPAPVTTAVPEPMAPTAPRAGEPQQPFVRRLWRGRPEDPRWARPAFWSLLLATALLYLYNLSASGYSNSFYSAAVQAGSKSWKAMFFGSLDAANAITVDKPSAFLWPMEISVRVFGLNSWAILTPEVLMGVGTVAVVYASVRRRFSPAAGLIAGAVLALTPVAALMFRFNNPDAMLALLMSVACYLVVRAVEDGRTKWLVWAGVAIGFAFLGKTLQAFLILPSLAVAYAVCAPVSLKKRFGQLAAATVALVVAGGWWVAIVELWPASSRPYIGGSQNNSFLELTFGYNGLGRLSGDETGSVGGGGGGTGTGMWGETGWNRMFDSEIGGQISWLLPAALVLLVGGLVATRKLRRTSVTRGSFLVWGGSLLITAIVFSYMAGIFHQYYTVALAPYIAAVVGMGAGILWEKRRETWASITLAGAVVAASAWGYVLLNRTSSYLPWLKWLVLVGGLAGALGLIFAGRVTRRLALGAAALSIVAALAGPTAYTLSTVDSAHTGSIPTAGPAGASMMGGGPGGGGGGRGGFGGGNGGMPGQKQGQKQGQNQGQNQQGNGFPGGGMPGRNGNSQSRQKGNGTGGGAGVGGLLNGASVSSQAKKLLETDSSKYTWVAAAIGAQNAASYQLSTGDPVMAIGGFNGTDPSPTLAQFKKYVADGRIHYFISSGAGGGMGGNGSSNGTSSQITSWVEKNFKKVTAGSSTFYDLTQKASS; encoded by the coding sequence ATGACCACCCACTACGACCAGTCGACCCATCAGGAGGGGGACCAGGGCCCCTCGTCCTGGGGACCGGCACCCGTGACCACGGCGGTACCGGAGCCGATGGCCCCCACGGCTCCCCGGGCGGGTGAGCCCCAGCAGCCCTTCGTGCGCAGACTGTGGCGCGGGCGCCCCGAGGACCCCCGCTGGGCGCGCCCCGCGTTCTGGAGCCTGCTCCTGGCGACCGCCCTGCTCTACCTCTACAACCTGAGCGCCTCCGGCTACTCCAACTCCTTCTACTCGGCGGCCGTCCAGGCGGGCAGCAAGTCCTGGAAGGCGATGTTCTTCGGGTCGCTGGACGCGGCCAACGCGATCACCGTCGACAAGCCCTCGGCCTTCCTGTGGCCGATGGAGATCTCGGTCCGCGTCTTCGGGCTGAACTCGTGGGCGATCCTCACCCCCGAGGTCCTCATGGGCGTCGGCACGGTCGCGGTCGTCTACGCCTCCGTGCGACGCCGGTTCAGCCCCGCGGCCGGCCTGATCGCGGGCGCCGTGCTCGCGCTCACCCCGGTCGCGGCGCTGATGTTCCGGTTCAACAACCCGGACGCGATGCTGGCGTTGCTCATGTCGGTGGCCTGCTACCTCGTGGTCCGCGCCGTCGAGGACGGTCGTACGAAGTGGCTGGTGTGGGCCGGTGTGGCGATCGGTTTCGCCTTCCTCGGCAAGACCCTGCAGGCCTTTCTGATCCTCCCGTCGCTGGCCGTCGCGTACGCGGTGTGCGCCCCGGTGTCGCTGAAGAAGCGGTTCGGGCAGCTGGCGGCGGCGACGGTCGCGCTGGTCGTCGCGGGCGGCTGGTGGGTCGCGATCGTCGAGCTGTGGCCCGCGTCCTCCCGCCCGTACATCGGCGGCTCGCAGAACAACTCCTTCCTGGAGCTGACCTTCGGCTACAACGGCCTCGGCCGCCTGAGCGGTGACGAGACCGGCAGCGTCGGGGGCGGTGGCGGTGGCACGGGTACCGGCATGTGGGGCGAGACCGGCTGGAACCGGATGTTCGACTCCGAGATCGGCGGCCAGATCTCGTGGCTGCTGCCGGCCGCGCTGGTCCTGCTCGTCGGCGGCCTGGTGGCCACCCGCAAGCTCAGGCGGACATCCGTGACCCGCGGTTCGTTCCTGGTCTGGGGCGGCTCGCTGCTCATCACCGCGATCGTCTTCAGCTACATGGCCGGCATCTTCCACCAGTACTACACGGTCGCTCTCGCCCCCTACATCGCCGCCGTGGTCGGCATGGGCGCGGGCATCCTGTGGGAGAAGCGGCGCGAGACGTGGGCGTCGATCACCCTCGCGGGCGCGGTCGTCGCGGCCTCCGCCTGGGGTTACGTCCTGCTCAACCGCACCTCCTCCTACCTGCCCTGGCTGAAGTGGCTGGTCCTGGTCGGAGGTCTGGCCGGTGCGCTCGGCCTGATCTTCGCGGGCCGTGTCACCCGGCGGCTGGCCCTCGGCGCGGCAGCCCTGAGCATCGTGGCGGCGCTGGCCGGTCCGACGGCGTACACGCTGAGCACGGTCGACTCCGCGCACACCGGGTCCATCCCGACCGCCGGTCCGGCGGGCGCGAGCATGATGGGCGGCGGGCCGGGTGGCGGTGGCGGTGGCCGGGGCGGCTTCGGTGGCGGCAACGGCGGCATGCCGGGCCAGAAGCAGGGCCAGAAGCAGGGCCAGAACCAGGGCCAGAACCAGCAGGGCAACGGCTTCCCCGGCGGCGGTATGCCGGGCCGGAACGGCAACAGCCAGAGCCGGCAGAAGGGCAACGGCACGGGCGGCGGCGCTGGCGTCGGCGGTCTGCTGAACGGCGCGAGCGTCTCCTCCCAGGCCAAGAAGCTGCTGGAGACGGACTCGTCCAAGTACACCTGGGTCGCGGCGGCCATCGGCGCGCAGAACGCGGCGAGCTACCAGCTCTCCACCGGCGACCCGGTGATGGCCATCGGCGGCTTCAACGGCACCGACCCGTCCCCCACCCTGGCCCAGTTCAAGAAGTACGTGGCGGACGGCAGGATCCACTACTTCATCTCGTCCGGCGCCGGAGGCGGCATGGGCGGCAACGGCAGCAGCAACGGCACCTCCTCGCAGATCACCTCATGGGTCGAGAAGAACTTCAAGAAGGTGACGGCGGGTTCGTCCACCTTCTACGACCTGACGCAGAAGGCGAGCAGCTGA
- a CDS encoding bifunctional glycosyltransferase family 2/GtrA family protein — MRTDSSPGTLPAREHLPAGDAGTPVLDVVIPVYNEEKDLQPCVLRLHDHLKRTFPYAFRITIADNASTDTTPLVAARLEEEIPEVSHFRLEQKGRGRALRTVWSASEAPILAYMDVDLSTDLNALLPLVAPLISGHSDLAIGSRLARSSRVVRGPKREFISRAYNLILRGSLQARFSDAQCGFKAIRRDVAQVLLPMVEDTGWFFDTEMLVIAERAGLRIHEVPVDWVDDPDSTVHIVKTATEDLKGVWRVGKALATGSLPLDRITRPFGDDPRDREIQDVPKGLARQLVGFCVVGGLSTLFYLVLYSLFRQFGGSQVANALALLVSAVANTAANRRLTFGVRGSGGAVRHQAQGLVVFGIGLALTSGSLAALNAATSDPGHSTELAVLIAANLAATVLRFLLFRAWVFPDRNDGGQSTVVASHNPSSPTYAMAANPQHQQYSQNQQFPQQTYGSQPLPLQPPLPQPPLPQPPLPQRPATQPTGQQGYQTNPFRAGEVADRSWEDATVHLQPVRPTDNDPRDSR, encoded by the coding sequence ATGCGAACCGACTCTTCTCCCGGCACTCTGCCGGCGCGGGAGCACCTCCCGGCCGGCGACGCCGGTACGCCTGTCCTGGACGTAGTGATCCCCGTCTACAACGAGGAGAAGGACCTCCAGCCGTGTGTGCTGAGACTGCATGACCACCTCAAGCGCACGTTCCCGTACGCCTTCCGCATCACGATCGCGGACAACGCGTCGACCGACACCACCCCGCTGGTGGCGGCACGGCTGGAGGAGGAGATCCCCGAGGTCTCCCACTTCCGACTGGAGCAGAAGGGCCGGGGTCGGGCCCTGCGGACGGTGTGGTCCGCTTCCGAGGCGCCGATCCTCGCCTACATGGACGTGGACCTCTCCACCGACCTCAACGCGCTGCTGCCGCTGGTGGCGCCGCTGATCTCGGGCCACTCGGACCTGGCGATCGGCTCCCGGCTGGCCCGCTCCTCCCGCGTCGTACGCGGTCCCAAGCGCGAGTTCATCAGCCGGGCGTACAACCTCATCCTGCGCGGCTCGCTGCAGGCCCGCTTCTCCGACGCGCAGTGCGGCTTCAAGGCGATACGGCGTGACGTCGCGCAGGTGCTGCTGCCGATGGTCGAGGACACCGGCTGGTTCTTCGACACCGAGATGCTGGTCATCGCCGAGCGCGCGGGGCTCCGTATCCACGAAGTGCCTGTCGACTGGGTCGACGACCCGGACTCCACCGTCCACATCGTGAAGACGGCGACCGAGGACCTCAAGGGTGTGTGGCGCGTGGGCAAGGCCCTGGCCACCGGGTCGCTGCCGCTGGACCGGATCACCCGGCCGTTCGGGGACGACCCGCGCGACCGTGAGATCCAGGACGTACCGAAGGGGCTGGCCCGCCAGCTCGTCGGGTTCTGTGTCGTCGGCGGACTGTCGACCCTGTTCTATCTCGTCCTCTACAGCCTCTTCCGGCAGTTCGGCGGCTCGCAGGTCGCCAACGCGCTCGCCCTGCTGGTGTCCGCCGTGGCCAACACGGCGGCCAACCGGCGGCTCACCTTCGGGGTACGCGGCAGCGGCGGCGCCGTCCGGCACCAGGCGCAGGGCCTGGTCGTGTTCGGTATCGGTCTCGCCCTGACCAGCGGCTCGCTCGCCGCCCTGAACGCGGCGACGTCCGACCCCGGGCACTCCACCGAGCTGGCGGTACTCATCGCCGCCAACCTCGCGGCGACGGTGCTGCGCTTCCTCCTCTTCCGCGCGTGGGTCTTCCCCGACCGGAACGACGGCGGGCAGTCCACCGTCGTGGCCTCGCACAACCCGTCCTCGCCGACGTACGCCATGGCCGCGAACCCGCAGCACCAGCAGTACTCGCAGAACCAGCAGTTCCCGCAGCAGACGTACGGGTCGCAGCCCCTGCCTCTGCAGCCTCCGCTTCCGCAGCCTCCGCTTCCGCAGCCTCCGCTTCCGCAGCGCCCGGCCACGCAGCCGACCGGGCAGCAGGGCTACCAGACGAACCCGTTCCGCGCCGGCGAAGTCGCGGACCGCAGCTGGGAGGACGCCACCGTGCATCTGCAGCCGGTGCGCCCGACCGACAACGATCCGAGGGACTCCCGATGA